A single region of the Corallococcus caeni genome encodes:
- the fliB gene encoding flagellin lysine-N-methylase, producing MTASAPRYMARFRCIAEACEDTCCAGLTVPISESRWSLLRQKVAGSPDEARVAALISPNPEGATGQQAGILGKRADGHCAFLDEAKLCSLQRRYGEAVLPDGCSVFPRVLTRWGAQVEMAGSLACPETARLCLLAEDALVREPVPEEQALRPQVARQVAAGDDAWTAHADTVREAMLRLLARREVPFAARLFALGRMALGLGDFYFPGTTDDAAGERLTTLLREYESGETLASLHAQLEALELPGGPWAGICGAVLRSREAAVSSPRFLSLMHAVRASYGGADTSPDDAWRLHAARRSALESLHGERVHQYFLHHALNHVLRHPFTEAPSLLNAVFLLVLRASVVRWVLLGHPAVVALLDAPGTPEAALDAAAVEAFQVVAKHVEQAPTFLDFARGLAGEGPETFARLLILVKGL from the coding sequence ATGACCGCCTCCGCCCCCCGCTACATGGCGCGCTTCCGCTGCATCGCGGAGGCGTGCGAGGACACCTGCTGCGCGGGGCTCACGGTGCCCATCAGCGAGTCGCGCTGGAGCCTGCTGCGCCAGAAGGTCGCGGGCAGCCCGGACGAGGCGCGCGTCGCGGCGTTGATTTCACCGAACCCGGAAGGCGCCACGGGCCAGCAGGCGGGCATCCTGGGCAAGCGCGCGGACGGACACTGCGCCTTCCTGGATGAAGCGAAGCTGTGCTCGCTCCAGCGCCGGTATGGCGAAGCGGTGTTGCCGGACGGCTGCTCCGTCTTTCCGAGGGTGCTCACGCGCTGGGGCGCGCAGGTGGAGATGGCCGGGTCGCTCGCGTGTCCGGAGACGGCGCGCCTGTGCCTGCTGGCGGAGGACGCGCTGGTGCGCGAGCCCGTGCCCGAGGAGCAGGCCCTGCGCCCCCAGGTCGCGCGGCAGGTGGCGGCGGGTGACGACGCGTGGACGGCCCACGCGGACACCGTGCGCGAAGCGATGCTGCGGCTCCTGGCGCGGCGTGAGGTCCCGTTCGCCGCGCGCCTGTTCGCGCTGGGCCGCATGGCGCTGGGCCTGGGCGACTTCTACTTCCCGGGGACGACCGACGACGCGGCCGGCGAGCGGCTCACGACCCTCCTCCGCGAGTACGAATCCGGTGAGACGCTCGCGTCCCTGCACGCGCAGCTCGAAGCGCTGGAGCTGCCCGGAGGCCCGTGGGCCGGCATCTGCGGCGCCGTGCTCCGCTCGCGCGAGGCCGCCGTGAGCAGCCCGCGCTTCCTCTCGCTCATGCACGCCGTGCGCGCGAGCTACGGTGGCGCGGACACGAGCCCGGACGACGCATGGCGCCTCCACGCGGCCCGGCGCTCCGCCCTGGAGTCCCTGCACGGTGAGCGCGTGCACCAGTACTTCCTGCACCACGCGCTCAACCACGTCCTGCGCCACCCGTTCACGGAAGCCCCGAGCCTCCTGAACGCCGTGTTCCTGCTCGTGCTGCGCGCCTCCGTGGTGCGCTGGGTGCTGCTGGGACACCCGGCCGTGGTGGCGCTGCTGGACGCTCCCGGTACGCCCGAGGCCGCGCTGGACGCCGCCGCCGTGGAGGCCTTCCAGGTCGTCGCCAAGCACGTGGAGCAGGCGCCCACGTTCCTGGACTTCGCCAGGGGCCTGGCCGGCGAAGGTCCGGAGACCTTCGCGCGGCTGCTCATCCTGGTGAAGGGCCTGTAG